Proteins from one Penaeus monodon isolate SGIC_2016 chromosome 39, NSTDA_Pmon_1, whole genome shotgun sequence genomic window:
- the LOC119597526 gene encoding uncharacterized protein LOC119597526 has product MMLVLKDLYEDYTKPYGPGREPDPKRIRDIVSAYNERAHAGLKGATPLDVHRHYTRAQWHHLFRAMYARSLNAPIKKGRSAATNQNIKVGDTVHIAARSHTDAFRKGYEIQNTEEIFKIRQVDKRQNRDGYYLEDLSSEEEQGLFYREELVPTSLPGFYPYKVLSSRWNRAKKQREYLVRWVGYPDKFNSYITIDDMQPPP; this is encoded by the exons ATGATGCTAGTTCTAAAGGACTTGTATGAGGATTATACAAAACCCTATGGCCCTGGGCG agagcctgatccaaaaaggatcAGAG ACATTGTGTCGGCATATAATGAGCGCGCGCACGCGGGTTTGAAAGGCGCTACACCTCTGGATGTTCACCGACACTACACGCGGGCGCAGTGGCATCACCTCTTTCGTGCTATGTATGCCCGCTCATTGAATGCACCTATAAAAAAAGGTCGATCAGCTGCTACCAATCAGAATATAAAGGTAGGGGACACCGTGCACATCGCAGCACGTTCTCATACCGACGCATTTCGCAAGggttatgaaatacaaaatacgGAGGAGATATTTAAAATTCGGCAGGTTGACAAACGCCAGAACAGAGACGGGTATTATCTGGAAGATCTGAGCAGTGAAGAAGAGCAGGGATTGTTTTACCGCGAGGAGCTCGTACCAACATCTCTGCCTGGTTTTTACCCGTACAAGGTCTTATCATCACGCTGGAATAGAGCTAAAAAGCAGAGAGAATACCTCGTTCGCTGGGTTGGTTATCCTGATAAATTCAATTCTTATATTACGATTGATGACATGCAGCCCCCACCATGA
- the LOC119597575 gene encoding LOW QUALITY PROTEIN: cholinesterase 1-like (The sequence of the model RefSeq protein was modified relative to this genomic sequence to represent the inferred CDS: substituted 1 base at 1 genomic stop codon), with protein MYITSKAGESTTESVVVQAVEEKQVGASSEWKDEQERGKMRFLVVSAVLLWLSAAAEEETVSVQLPQGIIEGSRAEAKGGKSFYKFQGIPYAEPPVGNLRFKDPLPAGAWEGVRDGSVAPPTCPQPFYPMKTNEDCLFLNVFTPRPYKSDLPVMVWFFPGGFVMGSMDIYRPEYLVAKDVVYVTVQGRIGILGFLSTGDSELPGNLGLKDQTLALKWIQDNIRDLGGDPDKVTIFGDNTGATSVHYHILSPMSNGLFKRAIMQSGTALCSWAIREDHRYIAGQIGSFLDCPGTTENPNSADLVDCLKKIPADQLSAALLKLPSPYVMSPRVDGEFLPDHPATLVREGRYNHVDIIAGRTRDEGTLNVRTFLQDGTVDALIKNFNTVGPYLMGLNYWDDNIDFIGRLIFHRYMGPIEFDMSKVNTLVKLIGDCFFNICIMDAIENHARDIAFGNRVYAYELQHRGQYTFTDLYMGPTPDWIXADVSHMDDLQYLFNFDNLNISLSKEEDLFVSRIMVDLWTNFAATGDPTPDMSMGFKWTPTEVSKTSYLGITTSPTMKVFDDHQDLEFWRNLPKKMNKLLYPERFHRN; from the exons ATGTACATAACTTCAAAAGCTGGGGAATCCACGACAGAGTCAGTTGTTGTTCAGGCTGTTGAGGAGAAGCAAGTCGGGGCATCGTCTGAGTGGAAAGACGAGCAAGAGAG GGGCAAGATGCGGTTCTTGGTGGTGTCCGCTGTCCTGCTATGGCTGAGCGCAGCAGCGGAAGAGGAAACGGTCTCGGTCCAGCTCCCGCAGGGTATCATCGAAGGCAGCCGGGCTGAGGCCAAGGGGGGGAAGTCCTTCTACAAGTTCCAGGGCATTCCCTACGCCGAACCTCCCGTCGGGAATCTGAGGTTTAAG gaCCCGTTGCCTGCCGGGGCGTGGGAAGGCGTGAGGGATGGGTCGGTAGCCCCGCCCACATGTCCTCAGCCGTTCTATCCTATGAAGACCAATGAAGACTGTCTGTTTCTCAATGTGTTTACACCTCGG CCGTACAAGTCGGACCTCCCCGTCATGGTGTGGTTTTTCCCCGGAGGCTTCGTAATGGGTAGCATGGATATATATCGACCAGAGTATTTAGTTGCGAAGGACGTGGTGTATGTCACCGTTCAGGGCCGTATCGGAATCCTGG GATTCCTTTCAACTGGGGACTCTGAGCTCCCAGGCAACCTAGGGCTAAAGGACCAGACTTTAGCTCTCAAGTGGATTCAGGACAACATCCGTGACCTGGGTGGTGACCCAGACAAGGTCACCATCTTTGGAGACAACACAGGAGCCACGTCTGTGCACTACCACATTTTGTCTCCAATGTCAAATG GTTTGTTTAAGCGAGCCATCATGCAGTCAGGAACGGCTCTGTGCTCTTGGGCAATTCGGGAGGACCATAGGTACATAGCGGGTCAGATCGGTAGCTTCTTAGACTGTCCTGGAACGACAGAGAATCCGAATTCTGCAGACCTAGTTGACTGCCTAAAGAAGATCCCTGCTGATCAACTGTCTGCTGCATTGCTCAAACTG CCAAGCCCTTATGTGATGAGTCCTCGCGTGGATGGTGAGTTTCTCCCAGACCATCCAGCCACACTGGTCAGGGAAGGCCGCTACAACCATGTCGACATTATCGCCGGCAGGACACGGGATGAAGGCACTCTTAATGTCCGAA CGTTCTTGCAAGACGGCACAGTGGACGCTCTGATAAAAAACTTCAACACAGTGGGGCCCTATCTAATGGGATTAAATTATTGGGACGACAACATCGACTTCATTGGCCGCCTCATTTTCCACCGTTACATGGGTCCCATTGAGTTTGACATGAGCAAGGTCAACACCCTGGTCAAG CTAATTGGTGACTGCTTCTTCAATATATGCATCATGGATGCTATAGAAAACCATGCAAGAGACATCGCCTTTGGTAATCGTGTCTACGCTTACGAGCTGCAGCATCGTGGGCAATACACCTTCACAGACCTATACATGGGACCTACACCTGATTGGATTTGA GCAGATGTTAGCCACATGGACGATTTGCAGTACCTGTTCAACTTTGACAATCTCAATATCAGCTTGAGTAAGGAAGAAGATCTCTTCGTTTCTCGGATCATGGTAGACCTTTGGACCAACTTTGCTGCTACTGG CGACCCAACGCCGGATATGTCAATGGGATTCAAATGGACACCGACTGAGGTCTCGAAGACTTCTTACCTCGGCATCACCACATCCCCAACCATGAAGGTCTTCGATGATCACCAG GACTTGGAATTCTGGAGGAATCTACCAAAGAAGATGAACAAGTTGCTGTATCCAGAGCGTTTTCACAGGAACTAA